A single Planctomycetota bacterium DNA region contains:
- a CDS encoding sodium:solute symporter family protein has protein sequence MLPLWIILGYLALLIGLGLVSNTFFKGTAADYFVVSRSVGSFLLLMSVFGTTMTGFALVGSTGEAFTSGIGVYGQLASWSGLMHSAVFFIIGIRLWAVGKRYGYLTQCSYFRDRFDSPSLGYMLFPILVLLLIPYLLVGVIASGKFLQATTAGMFPTAFPLPDLPGGKPNPMSGSLPPAWGALIVCGVVLFYIFFGGLRGAVWANTFQTIVFMTTGVIAFYMISQKLGGLEAATHKLLESKHADRAARGQQMGQLQFFSYCLVPLSVGMFPHLFQHWLTAKTAKSFRLTVVAHPIFIAIVWAPCILIGIWAASMLPETMNPNAILGLMIRKLVDSPMLLGLVGAGVLAAIMSSLDSQFMCLGTMFTQDIVVRAVGKDRFSDKQKVWISRAFILGIVGLTYGIAVYMMADPNRSKSVFSLGVWCFSGFASLFPLSFAAVYWKRATRAGALACVIVTAIVWIAFFYHDIFVPKPPDSENEALVLGMMPVVFIFAASVVTLITVSLLTPALPQPTIDKFFDPQAKS, from the coding sequence ATGCTGCCCTTGTGGATCATCCTCGGCTATCTCGCCCTACTCATCGGGCTGGGCCTCGTGTCCAACACCTTCTTCAAAGGCACCGCTGCCGACTACTTCGTCGTCTCGCGCTCGGTCGGGTCCTTCCTTCTGCTCATGAGCGTGTTCGGCACGACGATGACCGGCTTCGCGCTCGTCGGCTCGACCGGCGAAGCATTCACCAGCGGCATCGGCGTGTATGGACAGCTCGCGTCATGGTCCGGCCTGATGCACTCGGCGGTGTTCTTCATCATCGGCATCCGCCTCTGGGCCGTCGGCAAGCGCTACGGATATCTGACGCAGTGCTCGTACTTCCGCGACCGCTTCGATTCGCCGTCGCTCGGCTACATGCTCTTTCCGATTCTCGTCCTGCTGCTCATTCCGTATCTGCTCGTCGGCGTCATCGCCTCGGGCAAATTCCTTCAGGCGACGACCGCGGGCATGTTCCCCACGGCGTTCCCCCTGCCTGATCTTCCCGGCGGCAAACCCAATCCGATGTCCGGCTCGCTGCCCCCGGCATGGGGCGCGCTGATCGTCTGCGGCGTCGTGCTCTTCTACATCTTCTTCGGCGGGCTGCGCGGTGCCGTCTGGGCCAACACGTTCCAGACCATCGTCTTCATGACGACCGGCGTCATCGCCTTCTACATGATCAGCCAGAAACTCGGCGGGCTCGAAGCGGCGACGCACAAGCTCCTCGAATCCAAGCACGCCGATCGAGCCGCGCGCGGCCAGCAGATGGGCCAGCTTCAGTTCTTCAGCTACTGCCTCGTGCCGCTTTCGGTGGGCATGTTCCCGCATCTGTTTCAGCACTGGCTCACCGCCAAAACCGCAAAAAGCTTCCGCCTCACCGTCGTCGCCCACCCGATCTTCATCGCCATCGTCTGGGCTCCGTGCATTCTCATCGGCATCTGGGCGGCGAGCATGTTGCCCGAGACGATGAACCCCAATGCGATCCTCGGCCTGATGATCCGCAAGCTCGTCGATTCGCCGATGCTTCTGGGCCTCGTCGGCGCCGGCGTCCTGGCGGCGATCATGTCCTCGCTCGACTCGCAGTTCATGTGCTTGGGCACGATGTTCACGCAGGACATCGTCGTCCGCGCCGTCGGCAAGGACCGCTTTTCCGACAAGCAGAAGGTCTGGATCAGCCGCGCGTTCATCCTCGGCATCGTCGGGCTCACGTACGGGATCGCGGTGTACATGATGGCGGACCCGAACCGATCCAAGAGCGTCTTCTCGCTGGGCGTCTGGTGCTTCTCGGGTTTCGCGAGTCTGTTCCCGCTCTCGTTCGCCGCGGTGTACTGGAAGCGCGCGACGCGCGCCGGGGCGCTGGCGTGCGTCATCGTCACCGCCATCGTCTGGATCGCCTTTTTCTATCACGACATCTTCGTCCCCAAGCCGCCGGACTCCGAGAACGAGGCGCTGGTGCTGGGCATGATGCCGGTGGTGTTCATCTTCGCCGCCTCGGTCGTGACGCTCATCACCGTCTCGCTCCTCACGCCCGCGCTGCCTCAGCCCACGATCGACAAGTTCTTCGACCCGCAAGCCAAATCATGA